From Gossypium raimondii isolate GPD5lz chromosome 11, ASM2569854v1, whole genome shotgun sequence:
ACCAATATATGATGGTATATAATCCGAATGATAGGGCTGATGCATGCCCCAACAGGCGAGATCTGTGTTGATGATCAATTTAAACGAGCAATGCCGGCCTGGAGAAAAATGCAAGGACGCACTGGGGATTATAtggtttgaaattttggttctcatttattttatgcaaatatCATAGAGTAATTCGGAATCAAGCATGCCGCACGTTCATGCTAAATTTGGATACCCATTTTTTGGCTTGGACCAATACAACGTTACTTTTCTTGACCATATAATTTCATGCAAATCTctgaataattcaaaaaaatgccAAACTTTTGtacaaattttgttaaaaaaaaaaacaggagAAGAAACGTTGAGTGCAAAAATTGAGTTACAGTCTTACAACAATTCAAATTtgctttcacaatttagtttgAGAAGAAACAAAACTATAAAAAGGTAACATAATTTAACTGCATAAATTAATATGGTAAACTAGTCTAtgttagaaaaatataatttgttgaGTCTTGATTACTCAGGTTTGAAAATCATTATGTGCAATTATATGTGAGAGTTTCAAAAGCCCACCATGTGTTAATGCTATGTGTGAGTTTTAGTCCGGATTAATCAGCTTTTGTCTAGATTTTTCTAGTTATTAATTCATTTGTGCTATAATAGTATGATTCTATTGGTTCGGGAtctatatttgaatttatattttggttgtaCAATTAGTGTAaactttcaaaagaaaaatcactAAATGAGTTTTGTAACTAgctatttatctatttaaagAGTACTCATAGTTAGGAGATGAGCCCGCGGTAAATACATTGATTTCAACCAATAAAAGTTATTgcacaaattaatttaattaatctaaatcatcACCTTTAAAAAGAGCTTTCTATAATATAGTCTTGAACTCTATGATCACATGTATACttcaaacatatttatatatatatatatatgttattataagaCTCAAATCTTGTTAAagattatacatatatatatccatcAATTACTAAAGCAAATGCTTGGATGCATATCTTTGTTTGAGTCATGATTTCTAAAcaaatggtatatatataatattatggcCAAGAACATGGATACAATGGGGACAGGAAGTGGATGCATTGTCCACGTATGACGGTGGTGGGTCGGCGGTGGGTCTCCAATCATGCGGCGGACCGCATCATTGAACTCATTAAACCCTCATTGTGGACCCACAGCCACCACCTAGCTGGGGCGGTGAAGCCGAAAACCCATCTCTCTTCTTTTCATAGTTTAACACAACGATAGATATATAAGcaatattaaataatacttGGCtaacatatgaaaataaaataaaatgtgaagaTAAGAGTTAGCGTAACCAGCCAAAGTATATCTTTGAGGGGTCCTATAAGGATCTTAAACCCCTTTTTTTCCTGACATAGACAACCCTCCaaactcctttttttttcttttcttttttcctttttttttcttctcaagaACACTGCCTTACCTTAAGATATATAAAGCAATCTCATGACCTACACTTATATCTCGACATTCTTCCACTTGTACTCTTAAGGTGTGAAACACAAGCTTCTTTCAAGGGACTACCACCATGATTGCACCTCTTTGTAGGCATTAATTTCATAGCATTCGAAttcacaaagaaataaaaatacaaattcttctggacaatatattttaaaaatttatcagtAAAATGTCATTCTATGAGATGATAATTGACCATCATGTGATGTAGAGAGTAGTGGATATATCCTGTGGCTAATTTATATTGAAAAGCATGTGAATGATTTGAAAACAACACCCGAACAAACACTTTCTTCTCTCAAATGGTTTGCAAATTGCAGTAAAACCAGGGTTTTTAATATATCAGAATCATTGTGAAAGAATAGTAGTGTTGAaggttttaacttttttatccTTTTAGGTATGTGTATATGTCAGTGAAAGAACAGTAACACTGAGAGACAAAACAGGCTTTAGGGAAAACAAGGAGTTTTTCAGTTTTCACAAAGGGACATATGTGTCTGATGTTGATTAGTTGGTCGCCTGTAATGGATAGGCCATTCATTAGACCACGTTTCTCAACAGGGAGAGCTCTCAAATATGTAGAGATGGGCCATTTTGATTGGCAAAGAATGGGTGACAATTTGATAATGCCATAACAAGGGAGGGGTGGGGGGTCCTGGTGGTTTACAATGGGGAATTGGGCTCCTCACTGTATACATATTGTTTGCCCCATATGAGGGGTCCAATTCGCATCGATTATAACACGATGGAAATTGACTTGTTAGATCTCTCTGTTTAGCTCATGTTGCGCAGACAAACCTTTTTTGCCCTTTTTTCTTCTAGATTCTACAATTTGGGAttcattataattatattacgtttttctttcccttgtcaaaaaggtttgattctttttgttggtaccttttatttttccattttaataagCTTTTGATAATACcccaaacacacacacacacacactcaCACATACAATATGATTACAACACATGGTTTTTACAAGATTACATATTTACACAAGTTGTGATTATTTAAATAACCtagtttttctaaattaaaacaGTCTTTAAACTAATTAACACGTTTCAAGTGCATTAAACTTAATGGTAAGTGATTAAAGACAATGGTTAAGATAAGGTAATAgggtttttttggtttaaattaatGGAGCCatcattgaaataattaaaaagcaAAGGCAATTAATATTATGGACATTGTGATGACCTTTCCATAAGTCCACTATCAGAGCTTTAGGCTCATTTCAAATCGTAAAAGACCAAAATGGACTCATCACTGGATAGCACAATTAAATGATTACACTTTGATGGTTTGTTGCTATTATTATTTCACGATTGATGAGCCTCTTTGAGTTGAGTTTTTTTCTAGTGTGAAAATGCGAAATTTTTTACTATAGTTTTTGggctttttaattattttttaaggagTAGACCCATGAAAAAGTTCCCTAATTGAGCCCAAACTAGGCCTAAAATATGCCCATAATCTAAAACAGGCCCAAGAAacatttttaattgagttaatggTATGGCCATGGGAATTGGCCACTAAGAAACTTCATAGTTCGTTTTCCATCTCTGTTTCTCTTTCTTCTCTAATTATTGAGGAAATCCACCGATCGAAGTTGTTCAAATCGTGGGTGAAAGTTTTGAGAAACTAAAATGGCGTCCACATTCAGCGGCGATGAAACTGCTCCATTCTTTGGCTTCCTTGGGGCCGCTGCTGCTCTCGTTTTCTCCTGTAAAAATCATGAACCCTTTTCAACTCCAAAAATTTTGCCGTTTTTGATCGGTGCTAATATCCGTATCCAATTGGTTCTCGGTTTTTTTTTCAGGTATGGGAGCGGCGTACGGAACGGCCAAGAGCGGTGTCGGAGTGGCGTCGATGGGAGTGATGAGGCCAGAGCTGGTAATGAAATCGATCGTCCCCGTTGTTATGGCTGGTGTTTTAGGTATTTATGGGTTGATTATTGCGGTTATTATAAGCACCGGGATTAACCCAAAGGCCAAATCTTACTACCTTTTCGATGGTTATGCTCATCTTTCCTCTGGTCTCGCTTGTGGCCTAGCTGGTCTCTCTGCTGGCATGGCTATTGGAATCGTCGGCGATGCTGGCGTTAGGTATTCTTATCTAATCTGATTGCAAttaccttttctttctttttttttgctattttcccttttcatcTCTTTAAAGTTGAAATATTGTTTgcagaattcaaaattttttttacctgaTTCTAGTAATAAAAGCAATTGAACTTAGGGCATGCTAAAATCTGTGATTTCGGAAATGTAGTCTTAGAAGTCATTTTGGTGAAGTTTTAGCTTTTAGATTTGACTTGCAACTACTCGCACCTAAGTATTGTCAAAAGGCATTTCAAAGTACGGGCTTAAGTTtctacatgtatatacatagtATCATAGAGGCTCTTGTACTGAGTCAGATTTCATTTTGGCCCCTCTACTCAAAGAATTGgacaaattagtctctatatgttacatcaaagagcaaactaatCTTTTTgttaacagtagaaatggatgaaatttttaatagaaaggacCAGATTGCTGTTTGATCTAATGTACTGGggctaatttgcccatttttcaAGTAaaagggggcaaaatgcaatctgattcCTAGTACAGGGGCCTCTATCATACTTTTACCAAGTAGATGCTCATAGTTCCCAATGTGGGTTTGGTGTGTTACATTAATATTTGTCTCATGATAGCTGTGAGCCATATAGTTGGCTTTTAGagagaggaaaaaagaaatctCTTTTACAAGTCTTGTGAGAAGCTTGGAATAGTTGCCAGTGGATAATTTCTTGTATTGCATCCAATTTATGGCCGATAGTCATTGTTGTTTTCTCTCGGttacttgtatatataaattatggcAAGTATGAGAATGCACGAAGTTTGATTTAGTTTGTCTGTGAATTTATTTGCAGAGCCAATGCCCAGCAACCAAAGCTTTTTGTCGGAATGATTCTTATTCTCATTTTTGCGGAGGCTTTGGCTCTGTATGGACTCATCGTTGGCATCATCCTCTCTTCTCGAGCTGGACAATCCCGAGCAGAATAGAGTTCAAGGTTCTAAGACTTGGGCTGTTGCTAGTTGGTGTCACTCAGCTTTCTCTTCTCCAATAGCATGCACTGTGAAACATTTTTCCAGAAGTTATTTTGCATCCATTGATGAATTTCTTGAATTGGTTTATGCTGTTTGTATGATTGAGAAGATAGGTGTAAGTTGAAATAAACCTTgttttgcattttcttttttaatctatGCCTTTAGGCTGTAATTTACATGTAAGTTGAATTTAATGTATGATTGCTCCACTTTTTTCAGTTCATCATAAGCCTAATCAGATGGTTTTAactttttatgtatattagaTAGAGAATATGTGCATCCGTTTGAAAATTGGATGACTAATGACACTTTCCACCTTATTTCAATTGAAGACGACTTTGGTGGATTATGTGAGTTGGTGCAATTTTTTCATATcttgattgaattaattttttccatgtCAAGACATATTTTATATAGTGTTGGTGTgatatctatttttttctattttggtacttgaattCTGTCTTATTTTTCATAATCGTTCTATTGTTTTCTGTCTTATCTCAAATGTCTCATTTCATCTAAAAATTATTGGTGTCTAATGAGAATGCTACATAATAATTTAGATACCAataatataaaaggaaaaagtttctGAAGTGATAAAAGAGTATGGTTTAAGAGCTAAATCACAACTTAAATCATAAGCATGTAATTAGTTTGATTTAAATAATGTGATAATGTGCATGATGAGTTTAAAAACTCACACATTGAACTTGTTAtagaattataataaaataaatcataatccGACCTGTTCTGATGATCCAGAATCTAACTCAGAAAAacctcttttatatatatttctaaagaCCCTCTTTAGGGGTGTATGCTCTCCAGACATTctaatttatttcttcttcaCCATAAAATCTTCTTTCTCCCTGCTCTAATCATCTGCATCCCCAACTTAGTTATGAATCATGCACCAACAAACCTGAATATCAAAAAACCCGAAGCTTTAGTCTTTGTTAACGTCAAGGACTCATTGacaattgaatatatttattttatgaaaacaacAATCGCAAAACAAGCTTGTAGTCTTGAGTAGAAGATGGCTAACAAATGCGGACGAGGACCCCTCCAGGTGTGAACGGAGGCACCAAGGCTTAAGGAGGCCCTTTAAAGCACAAAAGTCTCAGAACAAGCTCGTAGGCCTGAGCAGAATGTTTAAAAGCTCTAAAATGCTTATAGCATTATTTATATGTAGAATATTTCAGGGACACGATCATGATTATACACTTATATTAATCATAAACAGTGAACCAAAGTGTATAAGCCTATAAATAACTTGTATAAATCATAATTAGTGGACCAAAGGGCATAAGCCTCCTTAGCTAAGGAGTCACCCTTCCCTTGCAATCTCTTACTGTATTTGTTAGGGTTTAGAGCAATAGCGAATCTAGAGGGGCTGGCATGGACCCGACCtctctaaaatataaaattattatttaagctcttaaatttttaaaaaaaatttaaattaataaatataaaattatactttgtccccccctaaaattataaaaattcgatttaatcatttaaaaattatattgatatagactataaaaattaaaatttcattcggccCTCCTAAAAGATTATTCTGGCTTCACCTCTGGTTTAGAGGCAATGGCAGATCCAGAAATACAACTTATGGGGGGTAGGGGTTAAgtcaaaaatgcaatttcaccattttaatagcctatatttttataaatttttaaaggattaaatcaattttttttattttaggagggcagaatgtaattttattattactaatttaaaattttatagattataaagggcctaaataaaaaaattttattttaggggtCGAGATCCCTGCCAGCCCTCCTCAATTCACTAGAGGCATACATGACTCATTagtagaatattttaaatattaaatatattttatgcaaCAATaatcagatatatatatatatatatatatatatatatatatattagtatcaTATATAAGAAATGGATATAAAAGCTTTCTACTATTCTTGTTGCAGGAGCACGTTAATgtgtgaaaagttataaaaaattcttacgaaattattatcattttctattttgtaatcTTACAACATCAATAGTAAATAATCATGAAGTGTTTTTAGTAAAGTTAttgtttttatgttaaatatttcttttagacTTTCatcatttagtttttatttattatttagtttttaaattttaaatttatatattttaaaattttacaataaaaaggtttttattaattttttgaattatgtatatattatatatgctttttaatattcttagttaatataatatataatattttaaaatttatttttaaccaatataatatataatatcaaaatagtgTTTTGTGTTGGAGTAGGCCTACTTGGGAAATTTGCAACTCCTATTTATAAATAGGTATGTTTACCCAactcatatataaaataagtgttCAAAATCATTGTATTTTCCACTTAAAATTTATTGGGAATACTTTTTTTGCAAGTAAATAGTAGTTTAAAAGCACACGTAAATTTTTCCTACTTAATTGCTTTATGCTGCTGGGGAAACAGTATGGGATGTGATTAGTAATTAAGTTTTTggttataacaaatatatagaGAAATGTCTAGTTTTTTATGCTGAACTGTGGGGAATTCCGGAGGGCTTTAAACTCGTTCGACATAGAGGCTACAACAAGGTAATTATCTAATTAGATAGCTTAGAAGTTGTGAAAGCCATTCAAggaagttttactattccttcaAATTCTGCTCTGATAAGAAGGATACAACACATTTTATACCAAAAAGGTCAATAGATTCTACGTTGCATTCCCAGAGAGCAAAATCAGGTCGTAGATTGTTTAGCAAAGTTAGCTTTAGTCAATAAAGAGGGGTTGCAAATTTTTTACTCTCCCCAAAAGtttagactttttttttatttggatatgTTATCAAAATACTCTCGTGTAATTTAAGCtaatctttcttcttttttcaccaaaaaaaacattcaatttatttcattaaaggGTTATAGGCATCACTTTTAATgtattaattctttttatagaACCTGATACTTGTATTGAATAATAGAAATtaccttttaaaatatattatataaaatcttgaaatataaaaaataatatttaatatatttgttacatcTTATATTTTACGAGATATCTAGATCCCTTCACCAAAACGATCTATTAACGTAAAAGTCTACGCCGGAACCACACTTGATTCCCAAGATTTGGCGAGACATCCTCCCCACTAGCTACTTTCCCCAAGTGACCCCGAGTTGACATTCTCGCCAATATATCATATCCCCTAGGCCCTAGACAATCTATAAAAGATATGTTAGGGAACCCCTAAAGAAACCGATCAGTTCGACCCATTCGCAtcctaaaaaaaatcatcacaTCCAACAGATTTGGTCCGTCAAGTCGTATGGCACCATAAGCTGACAGCCTATCATGGTGCCTAAGCACATTCATCTCCTTCTCCCCTATAAATACCCCGTAACATCAAttaaagagaaaatgaggtAAAAAACTATCTTTATCCGCTGAAAATCATGGTCACCTAGAATGGAAAGGTTGAGTGACTTTCCACAGTCCAAATCAAAATGAGCTTAAGGAGCGGGACGAAGCCAACATGGTGGAGGCCTATCACTCATCATATTTGCTACCTCAACAGTGGAATGACGGACACTCTCGTCCACTTCCCTTTGATCTCCTAGTGGATCACCAAGAAGAGGGAAACTATGGCAGCTCTGAAGAGGAAGGTAACTCCGACCAATCATGCAACAATATCAAGAGTAAAAGACAAAGAATGAGATATCACTTTAAGGTCGCGCAACGGCACCAACATAGGACAGCGCTTAAACCACCGCTTCGTCTAGTGGACAAAAGACAAAGCTATGGTAGGGTGCCACAATTATTGTCACCTGAAACATCTAAAAGGGGCATCACCCGCTCCCTTCTATCACTGCGTCCCTTTAAACATCCTGAAAACAAAAATCTTAGTAGAAACATAGGGATATTGAAAGCTCCACCGCCCTTGGTATTCGACCCTTGGAGGAGGGAGTCCATAGTAGAACGGCTATATCAAATGATATAGGCCATCCCATTCCTTAGTCTAAGAGACACTATCAAAGAAGACATACGGAGAGGgtaattggaaaattttgttcaaataaCAATGCACTACCCGTAAAAGAGGCAAGAAGGGGAATTTTTCTTCTCGCCTAAAGAACCGGAGGTTTGGGGATTAGAAAGTGTTAAAGATTTTAATCAAGTTTTGCTTGCTTATTAAGCTTGGTGAGTTTTACACA
This genomic window contains:
- the LOC105802165 gene encoding V-type proton ATPase subunit c2, producing the protein MASTFSGDETAPFFGFLGAAAALVFSCMGAAYGTAKSGVGVASMGVMRPELVMKSIVPVVMAGVLGIYGLIIAVIISTGINPKAKSYYLFDGYAHLSSGLACGLAGLSAGMAIGIVGDAGVRANAQQPKLFVGMILILIFAEALALYGLIVGIILSSRAGQSRAE